One segment of Myxocyprinus asiaticus isolate MX2 ecotype Aquarium Trade chromosome 41, UBuf_Myxa_2, whole genome shotgun sequence DNA contains the following:
- the LOC127432184 gene encoding chorion-specific transcription factor GCMb-like yields MSKSSDQFDSSDCVCSIGMKLTWDINDPKLPQVMKQYDVFQEWTDGYVRYIYSCEDKNAQRHLSGWAMRNTNNHNCQILKKSCLGVVVCSRNCSLPDGAKLQLRPAICDKARQKQQKKLCPNCNSALELILCRGHSGYPVTNFWRVDGKAIFFQAKGVHDHPRPESKSDTEARRSAVKRRMSSPHFSQKRRLVEPEPGRYYDMAFPNIHQLTMEGPDRFSIIAESNLPIQTQHYPPFQNPEPYKFPYDTHTAAAMADAPSALQKPANHCLYMTRPPCGYDFTVPGYLGSSPYPTALYKDPASPQSETEPNKSGPCLSGVSHGTSTLATHERSFADTTGKHHSWKQILSKGAYGERGDYPQLQTNGNHHYYNNDYPCRYTGPAPTTPAALQTIITTTTKVSYQPCPKPSVVKYGENIYDVKGLSNCNSLLEEASPNSPYSELKIPEDSGVIKSALSYQDTLPAKIERAENFEGYRYSSYSSNSYPERMSHPFRYDSGEY; encoded by the exons ATGTCAAAATCCTCAGATCAGTTTGACAGCTCGGACTGCGTGTGTTCTATAGGGATGAAGTTGACTTGGGATATAAACGACCCCAAACTTCCGCAG GTAATGAAGCAGTATGATGTGTTCCAGGAGTGGACGGATGGATATGTGCGTTATATCTACAGCTGTGAGGATAAGAATGCGCAGAGACACCTGAGCGGATGGGCCATGAGAAACACAAACAATCACAACTGTCAAATCCTGAAGAAGTCTTGTCTCGGAGTGGTGGTGTGTTCACGGAACTGCTCTCTCCCAGACGGGGCCAAACTCCAGCTGAGACCGGCCATCTGTGATAAAGCTCGACAGAAACAACAGA AAAAGCTTTGCCCGAACTGTAACTCAGCTCTAGAGTTGATTTTGTGCCGAGGTCACAGTGGATATCCAGTcaccaatttttggagagttgaTGGAAAGGCCATTTTTTTCCAG GCTAAAGGAGTCCATGATCACCCCAGACCAGAGAGTAAGTCTGATACAGAGGCAAGAAGGAGTGCAGTGAAGAGACGAATGTCTTCACCTCACTTCTCGCAGAAAAGAAGACTGGTGGAGCcagag CCTGGGCGCTACTATGATATGGCCTTCCCAAATATCCACCAGCTCACCATGGAGGGTCCAGACCGCTTCAGCATCATTGCAGAGTCCAATTTGCCAATCCAAACCCAACACTACCCGCCGTTCCAGAACCCAGAGCCCTACAAGTTCCCCTATGACACGCACACCGCTGCGGCCATGGCTGATGCCCCAAGTGCACTGCAGAAGCCTGCCAACCACTGTCTGTATATGACTCGCCCCCCTTGTGGCTACGATTTCACAGTTCCTGGATACCTCGGCTCAAGCCCTTATCCAACGGCACTGTACAAGGACCCTGCTAGCCCACAATCTGAGACCGAACCTAATAAATCTGGGCCCTGTCTGAGCGGGGTGTCTCACGGCACGAGTACATTAGCCACCCATGAGCGAAGCTTTGCAGACACCACGGGAAAACATCACAGCTGGAAGCAGATTCTTAGTAAAGGTGCTTATGGGGAGCGAGGAGACTACCCTCAGCTGCAGACCAATGGCAACCACCACTACTACAACAACGACTACCCGTGTAGGTACACAGGACCTGCTCCCACTACCCCGGCAGCGCTccaaaccataataaccacaaccACAAAAGTGTCCTACCAGCCGTGCCCTAAGCCATCTGTTGTCAAGTATGGAGAGAATATCTATGATGTAAAGGGCCTGTCTAACTGTAACTCGCTCTTGGAAGAGGCCTCTCCCAACTCTCCCTACTCTGAACTGAAGATTCCTGAAGATTCCGGAGTGATAAAATCTGCCCTGTCATACCAGGACACGCTTCCAGCTAAAATTGAGAGGGCTGAAAACTTTGAGGGCTATCGCTACAGCAGCTACAGCTCAAATAGTTACCCTGAACGGATGTCACATCCATTCAGGTATGACAGTGGAGAATACTGA